The genomic interval AAGAGAAAGTAGATTGCCGCAACGGCTAAAAAGAACACAAATGGCTGCTTGGTATACTGCGCGGCCATATCGGCTTTTTTCAATAAATCTTCTAAACCCACCACCGACACCAACGAGGTATCTTTTAATAGGGATTGCCACATATTGTTCAAGCTAGGCAGAGAAATACGCCATGCTTGGGGCAACTGAATATAAAAGAACATCTGGGTGCGAGATAAACCATATGCTTTACCAGCTTCGATTTGGCCATGCGGAACCGCCGCAAACGCGCCACGAAACACCTCGGAAGCATACGCAGAAAAGACGATAGATAACGCGAACACACCACCCACAAATGGGCTGATTTCAAAGGCCGCGTCAAAGTGATCGTTAATCAGGTTAGTTAACCCAAAGTAACAGATCAAGATAATCAAAAACTCAGGCACACCACGCAAAAAGTTGGTGACAAAACTCACTGGTTTTCGAATAAACGGATTGCTAGCTAGTTTGCCGGCAGCAAACAACAACCCTAGCACCATCCCAAAAAATAAAGCCGTAAACGCAAGTTGCAGGGTAATTAATGCGCCTTGCAACAACTGGCCACCATACAGACTTAAGGTGTCCATGAGTACTCCTATTGGAAAAACCAATGAAGCCCCTCGATGTACACCAAGGGGCTTTCTTTTCTAACCTAGCAAACTAGGATTATTTAGCACCTGGAGCGATGCTAAATGGGAATACCTTTTTGTTTGCTTTCGCAAATGTACCGTCAGCCAACACTTGCTTGATTGCCGCGTTGAATTTCTCTTTTAGTGGATCGCCTTTACGTACGGCAATACCGGTACCTTCACCGAACATCGCTACATCGTTAATTGGCTTGCCTGCGTAAGCAAAACCTTGCTTGCCACCGGTTTTTGCAATCCAGTCATAAGATACGGTGGTATCCGCCAACACGGCATTCACACGACCAGCCACCAAATCCAACCATGCTTGGTCTAGTGATTGGTAAATCTTCATTTCGATACCTGATTTGTCTTTTGGCAAACGTGCTTTTAGGTATGACTCATGGTTCGTACCACTTTGCACACCCACGATTTTGCCTTTTAAGGTTGCTGGGTTTTCAGTAATGCCAGCTCCTTTTTTCGCCACGTACTGCACTGGTGCCAAGGTAAACAAATTAGTGAAATCCACTACTTTTTTACGCTCGTCGGTGATCGACATTTGCGCTAAAACCGCATCAATTTTTTTCGCTTTTAAGGCTGGAATCAATGCATCGAAATCCATGGTCACGTATTGGCACTTGGCTTTCATTTGCTTACACATTGCATCGCCAAGTTCGATTTCCATCCCTAGCAATTTGCCAGATGGATCTTTGTATTCGAATGGCGCGTAATCAGACAAAGTACCGATCTTGATTACATCTTCTGCGTGGGCAGCAGAACCCAACATCAAACCGCCAATAACTAACGCTGAAAGTTTTTGCAATTTCATCTAATTTCTCCAAATACAAATATGAGTCGACTCAAATACCAACGCGGCCACCGCAATAGAAAATGGCCTTCTGTTTTGCAAATTACTTAATTGCCATACTAGATAAGAATTTCTGGAAACGAGGGGATTGCTGAGTAGTAAACAACTCTTGCGGGGTGCCTTCTTCTTC from Leeia speluncae carries:
- a CDS encoding ABC transporter permease — encoded protein: MDTLSLYGGQLLQGALITLQLAFTALFFGMVLGLLFAAGKLASNPFIRKPVSFVTNFLRGVPEFLIILICYFGLTNLINDHFDAAFEISPFVGGVFALSIVFSAYASEVFRGAFAAVPHGQIEAGKAYGLSRTQMFFYIQLPQAWRISLPSLNNMWQSLLKDTSLVSVVGLEDLLKKADMAAQYTKQPFVFFLAVAAIYFLFLAISNPVFGWLEKRANRGYGARV
- a CDS encoding transporter substrate-binding domain-containing protein; amino-acid sequence: MKLQKLSALVIGGLMLGSAAHAEDVIKIGTLSDYAPFEYKDPSGKLLGMEIELGDAMCKQMKAKCQYVTMDFDALIPALKAKKIDAVLAQMSITDERKKVVDFTNLFTLAPVQYVAKKGAGITENPATLKGKIVGVQSGTNHESYLKARLPKDKSGIEMKIYQSLDQAWLDLVAGRVNAVLADTTVSYDWIAKTGGKQGFAYAGKPINDVAMFGEGTGIAVRKGDPLKEKFNAAIKQVLADGTFAKANKKVFPFSIAPGAK